In one window of Rhinoderma darwinii isolate aRhiDar2 chromosome 7, aRhiDar2.hap1, whole genome shotgun sequence DNA:
- the LOC142656822 gene encoding solute carrier family 26 member 6-like isoform X2 has translation MENKEMKYRDVRYCVERPVFHEQELGESLPSSTSTIQSLVGAAKRKVRCSGSAAKATLFHFLPILHWLPHYPVKEWFLGDIVSGISVGILQLPQGLAYALLAGVPPVFGLYSSFFPVFVYSFFGTSRHVSVGSFAVVSIMVGSVTESLVPNDNFILPGNETVIDTVARDKARVELVAAITLLVGLFQLILGLVQFGFVVTYLSEPLVRGYTTAATIHVTVSQLKHIFGLPLSERSHPLSLIYSLVSLFGRIHKTNIGTLVVSLIALVFLFAVKEVNQRFQSKLCMPIPIELVVLIISTAISYGVNLHGNYGVGIVGEIPTGLLAPTVPNAEFFANVAGNAFAIAVVGYAITISMAKMFAMKHGYKVDNNQELIALGLSNLTGSFFHCFAVTSSMSRSLVQESTGGNTQIAGSVSAIIILVIILKAGELFTCLPRAILSSIVIANLKGMYKQFMDIPLLWRTNRPHYSILGQVAESDIYRDAEKNTLAREISGVKIFQSSSPIYFANAELYAKSLKIKMGVNVDKLIEKKKKAIQRRSKGLQKVINLAKVILAKTQKGSGLEFLTNKEGLMGSLKTLSESIPQSPVTLRSLGLEKLDFHALVLDFSAVSFIDTVGTKMLKNIFKEFREIEVEVYIVNCPSAVLRQLENSNFFNENITQASIFASIHDAVSYVSNGQSSESSSLSEITAI, from the exons ATGGAGAACAAGGAGATGAAGTATCGAGATGTGAGATACTGTGTTGAACGTCCCGTGTTTCACGAGCAAGAACTGGGGGAATCATTGCCCAGTTCCACGAGCACCATTCAGTCCCTCGTCGGTGCAGCCAAACGTAAAGTCAG ATGTTCTGGATCAGCAGCAAAAGCCACGTTGTTTCATTTCCTCCCGATTCTCCACTGGCTTCCTCACTATCCAGTCAAGGAATGGTTTCTGGGGGATATTGTGTCTGGGATCAGCGTAGGGATCCTTCAGCTTCCACAAG GTTTGGCGTATGCTCTTCTGGCCGGTGTGCCGCCTGTTTTTGGACTATATTCCTCCTTTTTCCCGGTGtttgtttattctttttttggcACCTCTAGGCACGTGTCAGTGG GCAGTTTTGCCGTGGTCTCGATCATGGTCGGCAGCGTCACTGAGTCTCTGGTACCAAATGACAACTTTATATTGCCAGGAAATGAAACGGTCATCGATACCGTAGCAAGAGACAAAGCCAGAGTGGAGCTGGTGGCTGCAATCACTTTACTGGTGGGGTTATTCCAG CTTATCCTCGGACTTGTGCAGTTTGGGTTTGTGGTCACTTACCTCTCAGAGCCGCTAGTCCGGGGGTACACCACCGCCGCTACAATTCACGTTACCGTCTCCCAACTGAAGCATATATTTGGCCTCCCTCTGAGTGAAAGGTCACATCCTTTGTCGCTGATTTAT TCTTTAGTCAGTTTGTTCGGCAGAATCCACAAGACAAACATTGGCACGTTGGTCGTGAGCCTCATCGCCCTGGTTTTCCTTTTTGCTGTAAAAGAAGTCAATCAGAGGTTCCAATCCAAATTATGTATGCCCATCCCTATAGAACTGGTGGTG CTCATCATTTCTACTGCAATATCATATGGAGTGAATCTTCATGGAAATTATGGCGTAGGCATTGTGGGAGAAATTCCtactgg GTTGCTAGCGCCAACCGTACCCAATGCTGAATTTTTTGCAAATGTTGCAGGGAATGCCTTTGCCATTGCTGTGGTTGGATATGCTATCACTATATCTATGGCTAAAATGTTTGCAATGAAGCACGGTTATAAGGTAGACAATAACCAG GAGCTGATTGCACTCGGGTTAAGTAATCTCACCGGCAGCTTTTTCCATTGTTTTGCCGTCACCTCATCCATGTCCAGGAGCCTTGTACAGGAGAGCACAGGAGGGAACACTCAG ATTGCTGGATCGGTTTCTGCCATCATTATTTTGGTGATCATTCTCAAGGCGGGCGAGCTCTTTACTTGTCTTCCTAGG GCAATACTATCCTCCATCGTCATAGCCAACCTGAAGGGCATGTACAAGCAGTTCATGGATATACCCCTCCTATGGCGGACCAACAG GCCTCATTACTCCATTCTGGGACAAGTTGCTGAGTCTGATATCTACAGAGATGCTGAAAAAAATACCTTG gCCAGAGAGATCTCCGGTGTAAAGATTTTCCAATCAAGTTCACCCATTTACTTCGCCAATGCAGAACTGTATGCAAAATCCTTGAAGATTAAG atgggGGTGAATGTGGACAAACTGATAGAGAAGAAGAAGAAAGCCATTCAGAGGAGAAGCAAAGGCCTGCAGAAAGTCATCAATTTGGCCAAAGTCATTCTGGCTAAAACACAAAAG GGAAGTGGATTGGAATTTCTGACAAACAAAGAAGGATTGATGGGAAGTTTGAAGACTCTGAGTGAGTCCATCCCACAGAGTCCTGTCACCCTCCGCTCGTTGGGTTTGGAGAAACTGGACTTCCATGCCCTTGTATTGGACTTTTCAGCCGTCAGTTTCATAGACACCGTAGGAacgaaaatgttgaaaaat atTTTCAAGGAATTCCGAGAGATTGAAGTCGAAGTATATATTGTAAACTGTCCCT CTGCTGTGCTACGACAACTCGAGAACAGCAATTTCTTCAATGAAAACATTACGCAGGCCTCAATTTTCGCTTCAATCCACGACGCCGTTTCCTACGTTTCTAACGGACAAAGCAGCGAGTCCAGCTCCTTGTCAGAAATAACTGCAATTTAA
- the LOC142656822 gene encoding solute carrier family 26 member 6-like isoform X1 — MENKEMKYRDVRYCVERPVFHEQELGESLPSSTSTIQSLVGAAKRKVRCSGSAAKATLFHFLPILHWLPHYPVKEWFLGDIVSGISVGILQLPQGLAYALLAGVPPVFGLYSSFFPVFVYSFFGTSRHVSVGSFAVVSIMVGSVTESLVPNDNFILPGNETVIDTVARDKARVELVAAITLLVGLFQLILGLVQFGFVVTYLSEPLVRGYTTAATIHVTVSQLKHIFGLPLSERSHPLSLIYSLVSLFGRIHKTNIGTLVVSLIALVFLFAVKEVNQRFQSKLCMPIPIELVVLIISTAISYGVNLHGNYGVGIVGEIPTGLLAPTVPNAEFFANVAGNAFAIAVVGYAITISMAKMFAMKHGYKVDNNQELIALGLSNLTGSFFHCFAVTSSMSRSLVQESTGGNTQIAGSVSAIIILVIILKAGELFTCLPRAILSSIVIANLKGMYKQFMDIPLLWRTNRYDLLIWLVTFLSTICLNLDIGLAVSVVFGLFTVTFRTQLPHYSILGQVAESDIYRDAEKNTLAREISGVKIFQSSSPIYFANAELYAKSLKIKMGVNVDKLIEKKKKAIQRRSKGLQKVINLAKVILAKTQKGSGLEFLTNKEGLMGSLKTLSESIPQSPVTLRSLGLEKLDFHALVLDFSAVSFIDTVGTKMLKNIFKEFREIEVEVYIVNCPSAVLRQLENSNFFNENITQASIFASIHDAVSYVSNGQSSESSSLSEITAI; from the exons ATGGAGAACAAGGAGATGAAGTATCGAGATGTGAGATACTGTGTTGAACGTCCCGTGTTTCACGAGCAAGAACTGGGGGAATCATTGCCCAGTTCCACGAGCACCATTCAGTCCCTCGTCGGTGCAGCCAAACGTAAAGTCAG ATGTTCTGGATCAGCAGCAAAAGCCACGTTGTTTCATTTCCTCCCGATTCTCCACTGGCTTCCTCACTATCCAGTCAAGGAATGGTTTCTGGGGGATATTGTGTCTGGGATCAGCGTAGGGATCCTTCAGCTTCCACAAG GTTTGGCGTATGCTCTTCTGGCCGGTGTGCCGCCTGTTTTTGGACTATATTCCTCCTTTTTCCCGGTGtttgtttattctttttttggcACCTCTAGGCACGTGTCAGTGG GCAGTTTTGCCGTGGTCTCGATCATGGTCGGCAGCGTCACTGAGTCTCTGGTACCAAATGACAACTTTATATTGCCAGGAAATGAAACGGTCATCGATACCGTAGCAAGAGACAAAGCCAGAGTGGAGCTGGTGGCTGCAATCACTTTACTGGTGGGGTTATTCCAG CTTATCCTCGGACTTGTGCAGTTTGGGTTTGTGGTCACTTACCTCTCAGAGCCGCTAGTCCGGGGGTACACCACCGCCGCTACAATTCACGTTACCGTCTCCCAACTGAAGCATATATTTGGCCTCCCTCTGAGTGAAAGGTCACATCCTTTGTCGCTGATTTAT TCTTTAGTCAGTTTGTTCGGCAGAATCCACAAGACAAACATTGGCACGTTGGTCGTGAGCCTCATCGCCCTGGTTTTCCTTTTTGCTGTAAAAGAAGTCAATCAGAGGTTCCAATCCAAATTATGTATGCCCATCCCTATAGAACTGGTGGTG CTCATCATTTCTACTGCAATATCATATGGAGTGAATCTTCATGGAAATTATGGCGTAGGCATTGTGGGAGAAATTCCtactgg GTTGCTAGCGCCAACCGTACCCAATGCTGAATTTTTTGCAAATGTTGCAGGGAATGCCTTTGCCATTGCTGTGGTTGGATATGCTATCACTATATCTATGGCTAAAATGTTTGCAATGAAGCACGGTTATAAGGTAGACAATAACCAG GAGCTGATTGCACTCGGGTTAAGTAATCTCACCGGCAGCTTTTTCCATTGTTTTGCCGTCACCTCATCCATGTCCAGGAGCCTTGTACAGGAGAGCACAGGAGGGAACACTCAG ATTGCTGGATCGGTTTCTGCCATCATTATTTTGGTGATCATTCTCAAGGCGGGCGAGCTCTTTACTTGTCTTCCTAGG GCAATACTATCCTCCATCGTCATAGCCAACCTGAAGGGCATGTACAAGCAGTTCATGGATATACCCCTCCTATGGCGGACCAACAGGTATGATCTG CTAATATGGCTTGTGACCTTCCTGTCAACCATCTGTCTAAACCTGGACATCGGACTGGCTGTCTCTGTCGTATTTGGACTGTTCACAGTCACTTTTAGGACTCAGTT GCCTCATTACTCCATTCTGGGACAAGTTGCTGAGTCTGATATCTACAGAGATGCTGAAAAAAATACCTTG gCCAGAGAGATCTCCGGTGTAAAGATTTTCCAATCAAGTTCACCCATTTACTTCGCCAATGCAGAACTGTATGCAAAATCCTTGAAGATTAAG atgggGGTGAATGTGGACAAACTGATAGAGAAGAAGAAGAAAGCCATTCAGAGGAGAAGCAAAGGCCTGCAGAAAGTCATCAATTTGGCCAAAGTCATTCTGGCTAAAACACAAAAG GGAAGTGGATTGGAATTTCTGACAAACAAAGAAGGATTGATGGGAAGTTTGAAGACTCTGAGTGAGTCCATCCCACAGAGTCCTGTCACCCTCCGCTCGTTGGGTTTGGAGAAACTGGACTTCCATGCCCTTGTATTGGACTTTTCAGCCGTCAGTTTCATAGACACCGTAGGAacgaaaatgttgaaaaat atTTTCAAGGAATTCCGAGAGATTGAAGTCGAAGTATATATTGTAAACTGTCCCT CTGCTGTGCTACGACAACTCGAGAACAGCAATTTCTTCAATGAAAACATTACGCAGGCCTCAATTTTCGCTTCAATCCACGACGCCGTTTCCTACGTTTCTAACGGACAAAGCAGCGAGTCCAGCTCCTTGTCAGAAATAACTGCAATTTAA